A single Anopheles funestus chromosome 2RL, idAnoFuneDA-416_04, whole genome shotgun sequence DNA region contains:
- the LOC125766141 gene encoding 30 kDa salivary gland allergen Aed a 3-like, with protein sequence MKSLLLLASVLCLALIVSARPSDETPDQETLTELSEDTSADDTQEEETVDTGAESDADSESGADAESGGDASETEDGTGDSEASPDEEHTDEKASDDGEGTDDTKDEDTEGHDDASEEGADGADAGEDQQGGGEGGEESPRNTYRQVHKLLKNIMKVGTKDKYLKSFVLARLQERLMNPTIDLISSVQKYSKIKECFSSLAKDVDSLVKESDKSYEECSKDKSNPNCGSEGTRELDEGLIEREQELSDCIVEKRDSE encoded by the exons ATGAAGTCTTTGCTTCTATTAGCCAGCGTGCTTTGCCTTGCGCTCATCGTCTCCGCTCGTCCGTCCGATGAGACTCCCGATCAAGAAACATTAACCGAGCTAAGCGAAG ACACTTCGGCAGACGATACACAAGAAGAAGAGACAGTAGACACTGGTGCTGAATCAGATGCAGATTCTGAGTCAGGTGCAGATGCTGAATCAGGTGGAGATGCCAGTGAAACAGAAGATGGTACTGGCGATTCGGAAGCATCCCCGGATGAAGAACATACTGATGAGAAAGCAAGTGACGATGGTGAAGGAACCGATGATACAAAGGATGAAGATACCGAAGGACATGACGACGCTAGTGAGGAGGGAGCTGAtggagcagatgcaggagaAGATCAGCAAGGCGGTGGGGAAG GTGGTGAAGAATCGCCCAGAAATACTTACCGTCAGGTGCACAAGCTGCTAAAAAATATCATGAAGGTTGGCACGAAGGACAAATATTTGAAGTCCTTCGTGTTGGCTCGTCTGCAGGAGCGTTTGATGAATCCAACAATCGATCTGATCAGTTCTGTTCAGAAGTATTCTAAG ATTAAGGAATGCTTCAGCTCTCTGGCAAAGGATGTGGATTCGCTGGTGAAGGAGTCTGATAAATCTTACGAAGAGTGCAGCAAGGACAAGAGCAATCCTAACTGCGGCTCTGAAGGCACTCGGGAGCTTGATGAAGGACTCATCGAGCGAGAGCAGGAGCTGTCCGATTGTATCGTTGAGAAGCGCGACTCCGAATGA
- the LOC125766117 gene encoding ATP-dependent zinc metalloprotease YME1L isoform X2, with translation MFTVNTHQHGSTRQILFHLSQITPRHSTIVFKKQHRHHQQQQQQQQGKEAASQLAQQDFVPRLKQSLVQFYTDAFRSSVECTPSAATAAQVPSEELYQLKLPRRLERNLLKHFSQVELLGSIKENTPWSLNVTPKVKKGKHDAISEQICFSGESVQKIVRSLLSQHTNWNFAQQRGFKTVRSINAELKRNPALYTRMKDALGNPPPPISHKYDPVAYSAQTISPPPHGEPLNKLLTDDPMLSDEQRQRLKIAFAEGYLTASHPDQQNRSSKAMKYLKFFQQLLIIVVFIGIFISMFASPNGSVFRIQIGNQVEVDPEDITVTFEDVKGCDEAKQELKEVVEFLKNPGKFSNLGGKLPKGVLLVGPPGTGKTLLARAVAGEAGVPFFHAAGPEFDEVLVGQGARRVRDLFKAAKERAPCVIFIDEIDSVGAKRTNSVLHPYANQTINQLLSEMDGFQQNEGVIVLGATNRRDDLDQALLRPGRFDVEVVVPTPDFTGRKEILTYYLSKILSREINIDQLARGTTGFTGADIENMVNQAALRAAIDGAETVSMKHLENARDKVLMGPERKSRLPDEEANKITAYHEGGHAIVAYYTKESHPLHKVTIMPRGPSLGHTAYIPEKERYHVTKQQLLAMMDTMMGGRAAEELIFGADKITSGASSDLKQATSIAAHMVKEWGMSERVGLRTIEGPKGFGQNEVLSPSTIESVDNEIKKLLNESYERAKAILKQHAKEHKALAEALLKYETLDAEDIKAIMGGEKLAADEN, from the exons ATGTTTACAGTAAACACACATCAGCACGGAAGTACGCGG CAAATACTGTTCCACCTTTCTCAAATTACGCCACGACACAGTACAATTGTCTTCAAGAAGCAGCACAGACatcaccaacagcaacaacaacaacagcagggaaAGGAAGCAGCATCTCAGCTAGCGCAGCAGGACTTTGTGCCACGCTTGAAGCAGTCGCTTGTTCAGTTTTATACCGATGCGTTCCGAAGTTCGGTGGAGTGCACTCCGTCGGCAGCTACGGCAGCGCAAGTGCCGTCGGAGGAGCTGTACCAGTTGAAGTTACCCCGCCGGCTGGAGCGAAACCTTCTGAAGCACTTCAGTCAGGTGGAACTGTTGGGCAGTATAAAGGAAAATACGCCCTGGAGTTTAAACGTTACACctaaagtgaaaaaaggaaagcatgaTGCAATCAGCGAACAAATTTGCTTTAGTGGTGAATCCGTGCAGAAAATTGTCCGAAGCCTACTGTCACAGCATACGAACTGGAACTTTGCGCAGCAGCGTGGTTTTAAAACGGTTCGTTCCATAAACGCCGAACTGAAACGCAATCCGGCCTTATATACAAGAATGAAGGATGCGTTAG GAAATCCACCACCGCCAATCTCGCACAAGTACGATCCGGTGGCATACTCGGCACAAACGATCAGTCCACCGCCACATGGCGAACCACTGAACAAGCTGCTGACCGATGATCCGATGCTTTCGGACGAGCAGCGACAGCGATTGAAGATTGCTTTCGCTGAGGGCTACCTCACTGCGTCCCATCCGGATCAGCAAAACCGCTCTAGCAAGGCGATGAAGTATTTGAAGTTCTTTCAGCAGCTTCTGATTATCGTCGTGTTTATCGGCATTTTCATTAGCATGTTTGCGTCGCCAAATGGATCCGTGTTTAG AATACAAATTGGCAATCAGGTGGAGGTAGATCCGGAGGACATTACCGTGACGTTTGAGGATGTTAAGGGTTGCGACGAAGCAAAGCAAGAACTGAAAGAGGTGGTTGAATTCCTTAAAAACCCAGGCAAATTTAGCAACCTTGGGGGTAAGCTGCCCAAGGGTGTACTGCTGGTTGGACCACCCGGAACGGGTAAAACGCTGCTTGCCCGTGCCGTTGCCGGTGAGGCAGGAGTGCCATTCTTCCATGCTGCTGGGCCGGAGTTTGATGAAGTGTTGGTTGGACAGGGAGCTAGACGTGTTCGGGATCTTTTCA AGGCCGCTAAGGAGCGCGCACCATGCGTAATATTCATCGATGAAATCGATTCCGTCGGTGCGAAGCGTACCAACTCGGTGTTGCATCCGTATGCGAACCAAACGATCAATCAGCTGCTATCGGAGATGGACGGATTCCAGCAGAACGAGGGTGTGATCGTGCTGGGTGCAACGAATCGACGCGATGATCTCGATCAGGCACTGTTGCGCCCGGGTCGATTTGATGTGGAGGTGGTCGTTCCGACGCCTGATTTCACCGGCCGGAAGGAAATTCTCACTTACTATTTGAGCAAAATTCTTAGCCGTGAAATCAACATAGATCAGCTTGCACGGGGGACGACCGGGTTCACTGGAGCCGACATTGAAAATATGGTTAATCAGGCGGCTCTACG TGCGGCAATCGATGGAGCGGAAACTGTGTCGATGAAACATTTGGAAAATGCACGCGACAAGGTACTTATGGGACCGGAGCGCAAGTCACGCTTGCCGGATGAGGAAGCGAACAAAATTACCGCTTACCATGAAGGTGGACATGCCATAGTTGCTTACTATACAAAG GAATCACATCCGCTTCACAAGGTAACAATCATGCCACGTGGTCCATCCCTCGGACATACCGCTTATATACCGGAGAAAGAGCGTTATCATGTTACTAAGCAACAACTACTAGCCATGATGGATACGATGATGGGTGGTCGGGCTGCGGAGGAATTGATTTTCGGAGCAGATAAAATTACATCCG GAGCCAGCAGTGACCTGAAGCAAGCCACTTCCATTGCGGCCCACATGGTGAAGGAATGGGGTATGTCGGAGAGGGTAGGTTTACGCACGATTGAGGGTCCGAAAGGTTTCGGACAGAACGAGGTCCTCTCACCGTCAACGATCGAGAGCGTTGACAACGAGATCAAGAAGCTGCTGAACGAAAGCTACGAACGTGCAAAGGCGATACTGAAGCAACACGCCAAGGAGCATAAGGCTTTGGCAGAAGCACTGCTTAAGTATGAAACATTGGACGCGGAAGACATCAAAGCGATCATGGGCGGTGAAAAGTTGGCAGCTGATGAGAATTAA
- the LOC125766117 gene encoding ATP-dependent zinc metalloprotease YME1L isoform X1 encodes MFTVNTHQHGSTRQILFHLSQITPRHSTIVFKKQHRHHQQQQQQQQGKEAASQLAQQDFVPRLKQSLVQFYTDAFRSSVECTPSAATAAQVPSEELYQLKLPRRLERNLLKHFSQVELLGSIKENTPWSLNVTPKVKKGKHDAISEQICFSGESVQKIVRSLLSQHTNWNFAQQRGFKTVRSINAELKRNPALYTRMKDALGNPPPPISHKYDPVAYSAQTISPPPHGEPLNKLLTDDPMLSDEQRQRLKIAFAEGYLTASHPDQQNRSSKAMKYLKFFQQLLIIVVFIGIFISMFASPNGSVFSRIQIGNQVEVDPEDITVTFEDVKGCDEAKQELKEVVEFLKNPGKFSNLGGKLPKGVLLVGPPGTGKTLLARAVAGEAGVPFFHAAGPEFDEVLVGQGARRVRDLFKAAKERAPCVIFIDEIDSVGAKRTNSVLHPYANQTINQLLSEMDGFQQNEGVIVLGATNRRDDLDQALLRPGRFDVEVVVPTPDFTGRKEILTYYLSKILSREINIDQLARGTTGFTGADIENMVNQAALRAAIDGAETVSMKHLENARDKVLMGPERKSRLPDEEANKITAYHEGGHAIVAYYTKESHPLHKVTIMPRGPSLGHTAYIPEKERYHVTKQQLLAMMDTMMGGRAAEELIFGADKITSGASSDLKQATSIAAHMVKEWGMSERVGLRTIEGPKGFGQNEVLSPSTIESVDNEIKKLLNESYERAKAILKQHAKEHKALAEALLKYETLDAEDIKAIMGGEKLAADEN; translated from the exons ATGTTTACAGTAAACACACATCAGCACGGAAGTACGCGG CAAATACTGTTCCACCTTTCTCAAATTACGCCACGACACAGTACAATTGTCTTCAAGAAGCAGCACAGACatcaccaacagcaacaacaacaacagcagggaaAGGAAGCAGCATCTCAGCTAGCGCAGCAGGACTTTGTGCCACGCTTGAAGCAGTCGCTTGTTCAGTTTTATACCGATGCGTTCCGAAGTTCGGTGGAGTGCACTCCGTCGGCAGCTACGGCAGCGCAAGTGCCGTCGGAGGAGCTGTACCAGTTGAAGTTACCCCGCCGGCTGGAGCGAAACCTTCTGAAGCACTTCAGTCAGGTGGAACTGTTGGGCAGTATAAAGGAAAATACGCCCTGGAGTTTAAACGTTACACctaaagtgaaaaaaggaaagcatgaTGCAATCAGCGAACAAATTTGCTTTAGTGGTGAATCCGTGCAGAAAATTGTCCGAAGCCTACTGTCACAGCATACGAACTGGAACTTTGCGCAGCAGCGTGGTTTTAAAACGGTTCGTTCCATAAACGCCGAACTGAAACGCAATCCGGCCTTATATACAAGAATGAAGGATGCGTTAG GAAATCCACCACCGCCAATCTCGCACAAGTACGATCCGGTGGCATACTCGGCACAAACGATCAGTCCACCGCCACATGGCGAACCACTGAACAAGCTGCTGACCGATGATCCGATGCTTTCGGACGAGCAGCGACAGCGATTGAAGATTGCTTTCGCTGAGGGCTACCTCACTGCGTCCCATCCGGATCAGCAAAACCGCTCTAGCAAGGCGATGAAGTATTTGAAGTTCTTTCAGCAGCTTCTGATTATCGTCGTGTTTATCGGCATTTTCATTAGCATGTTTGCGTCGCCAAATGGATCCGTGTTTAG TAGAATACAAATTGGCAATCAGGTGGAGGTAGATCCGGAGGACATTACCGTGACGTTTGAGGATGTTAAGGGTTGCGACGAAGCAAAGCAAGAACTGAAAGAGGTGGTTGAATTCCTTAAAAACCCAGGCAAATTTAGCAACCTTGGGGGTAAGCTGCCCAAGGGTGTACTGCTGGTTGGACCACCCGGAACGGGTAAAACGCTGCTTGCCCGTGCCGTTGCCGGTGAGGCAGGAGTGCCATTCTTCCATGCTGCTGGGCCGGAGTTTGATGAAGTGTTGGTTGGACAGGGAGCTAGACGTGTTCGGGATCTTTTCA AGGCCGCTAAGGAGCGCGCACCATGCGTAATATTCATCGATGAAATCGATTCCGTCGGTGCGAAGCGTACCAACTCGGTGTTGCATCCGTATGCGAACCAAACGATCAATCAGCTGCTATCGGAGATGGACGGATTCCAGCAGAACGAGGGTGTGATCGTGCTGGGTGCAACGAATCGACGCGATGATCTCGATCAGGCACTGTTGCGCCCGGGTCGATTTGATGTGGAGGTGGTCGTTCCGACGCCTGATTTCACCGGCCGGAAGGAAATTCTCACTTACTATTTGAGCAAAATTCTTAGCCGTGAAATCAACATAGATCAGCTTGCACGGGGGACGACCGGGTTCACTGGAGCCGACATTGAAAATATGGTTAATCAGGCGGCTCTACG TGCGGCAATCGATGGAGCGGAAACTGTGTCGATGAAACATTTGGAAAATGCACGCGACAAGGTACTTATGGGACCGGAGCGCAAGTCACGCTTGCCGGATGAGGAAGCGAACAAAATTACCGCTTACCATGAAGGTGGACATGCCATAGTTGCTTACTATACAAAG GAATCACATCCGCTTCACAAGGTAACAATCATGCCACGTGGTCCATCCCTCGGACATACCGCTTATATACCGGAGAAAGAGCGTTATCATGTTACTAAGCAACAACTACTAGCCATGATGGATACGATGATGGGTGGTCGGGCTGCGGAGGAATTGATTTTCGGAGCAGATAAAATTACATCCG GAGCCAGCAGTGACCTGAAGCAAGCCACTTCCATTGCGGCCCACATGGTGAAGGAATGGGGTATGTCGGAGAGGGTAGGTTTACGCACGATTGAGGGTCCGAAAGGTTTCGGACAGAACGAGGTCCTCTCACCGTCAACGATCGAGAGCGTTGACAACGAGATCAAGAAGCTGCTGAACGAAAGCTACGAACGTGCAAAGGCGATACTGAAGCAACACGCCAAGGAGCATAAGGCTTTGGCAGAAGCACTGCTTAAGTATGAAACATTGGACGCGGAAGACATCAAAGCGATCATGGGCGGTGAAAAGTTGGCAGCTGATGAGAATTAA
- the LOC125766104 gene encoding protein MON2 homolog has product MSFVSGTTDTEAAQKFLEVLQNDFRNLSLETKKKFPQIKESCEEAILKLKSAGANPQTPVYYVVNQILYPLVQGCESKDLKIIKFCLGMMQRLITQQVVDQKGARYITDTLWMLMENGTEEVKVLQSVTLLLTTNTVVHGETLAKTLVLCFRLHFTKDSTTINTAGATVRQLVSLVFERVVAEEAEADANQDERREVNLEELKLATGVAPKGLLPCAADAFLLFQDLVQLVNADQPYWLLGMTEMTRTFGLELLESVLTQYTSVFYRNPEFSFLLKERVCALVIKLFSPNIKYRTIAPQAGVGGAGVQPGGGAPHDKPYFPISMRLLRVVSILIQKYHSLLVTECEIFLSLIVKFLDPDKPAWQRSLALEVLHKMTIQPELLISFCRCYDLKDHATNIFQDIINSLGTYVQSLFINPQLLSASLGTGGVGGSGGGGGNGGGGSGSGVGGTSGQQSQLMGGMPVGPGISPQPGFIFRGVFLPLVVTFPSGQSKSTFLEMLDKMEPPPIPDGYGISVAYACLLDIVRSISLSIQGPSQLGEETPAPYMQRVNEADKALHIQLIHSSWLGLLTALGPLIDAATDESSTESVLKAIQNYAALCGLLELHTPRDAFITALCRASLPPHYALSVLNVNYQGNAFKSHMRLGSQDMTAAGIGYHGGTYADIDQQQQQRHPVVAVGTPLPTSSLPVGAHQGPVLLTAKNLQCMRSVLHLAHCHGSILGSSWHIVLTTLQHLAWILGLKPSTGGSLQAVQKPPTDANSITQVMTDLPVLSTMLSQLFESSQYLDDVALHHLIDALCKLSHEAMELAYNNREPSLFAVAKLLETGLVNLSRIEVLWRPLTNHLLEICHHPHIRMREWGVEAITYLVKAALQYKYERPLKENLKLQTLLLGPLSELSSVPHGDVRQRQLDCVLLVLNGAGETLSHGWPLVLGIIGAVSDHHGESLIRIAFQCLQLVVTDFLPVMPWRCLPLCVNTAAKFGSQTQELNISLTAVGLMWNISDYFNQNQEKLSQTVCDDMSVLPDFPGTLNMPHFDRLWMCLYARLGDLCVDPRPAVRKSAGQTLFSTISAHGALLNPPTWQAVLWQVLFPLLDKVRALSSCASNEKVDTSGNILIHHSRNTAQKQWAETQVLTLSGVSRVFNTKRALLQMLGDFPRAWALLLEFIENSALSKSNEVSLAALKSFQEILYNRPSAPSAGGATSASTGGVGDEASAVRTSPAAAEADIWNVAWRVWLNIGAESTKPPTLGDLSEKGTGASGNNGSASEDLYIPSQAFLTALVHIFPALFQHIRARFNSKDLTQLCAVLMNAVAVPVHSDSTPYIMSTISDSLLTPLHDGVLDCMELLQKEAIHGGGGGSGIKNMISAIFKQLLSFSKFACAPPSFDRIETRPLKSSRSGSGGTGTNTGSNSTGGLIHPVSSTTNANGVEWVSMNYIPFGEKALTVAVKLYQQTANDVAVIEGQILHEIIKALHLPLSLKYKCMSSSTWKLAISSLISVLHTGLPVARKHPKQFASMWKDLADTLDQFLFTKSICIVEDRGLDELILDETIDCQVIELIRDEILPYSQEIPQQFILDAVVILNKGSIHSATTGSTPFAGCETELKLREEFAKTCFETLLQFSLLDDRVGTAAANAVDEKDTNLANNNSTLCDSQGSKMSEGGIAGQLAITALLHRFEEVLRKFNEDERLSGKFPLPRYRLSEISFVLKAVATLVISMKKAPPAKVGTTAWEQLISLYPYLVDCTTTSSAEVSRSLREALLQYCDLLRPPCTAGADANGHTGSGHSSGLTTNNNEIVNTNGISHC; this is encoded by the exons ATGTCGTTCGTCAGCGGTACCACCGACACCGAGGCGGCACAAAAGTTTCTCGAGGTGCTGCAGAACGATTTTCGCAATCTTTCGCTCGAGACgaagaagaagtttccacaGATCAAAGAG TCATGCGAGGAAGCGATTCTGAAATTAAAATCGGCAGGTGCTAATCCGCAAACACCTGTCTACTATGTGGTCAACCAGATCCTTTATCCGCTGGTGCAGGGATGCGAGTCAAAGgatttgaaaataatcaaattttgCCTCGGGATGATGCAGCGGCTCATCACACAACAGGTGGTGGATCAGAAGGGTGCGCGCTACATCACCGACACCCTCTGGATGCTGATGGAGAACGGTACGGAGGAGGTGAAGGTACTGCAAAGTGTCACCCTTCTGCTCACCACAAACACGGTCGTGCACGGAGAGACGCTGGCAAAAACGCTGGTCCTTTGCTTTCGGCTACACTTCACCAAGGACTCGACAACGATCAATACGGCCGGTGCAACCGTGCGGCAGCTAGTCTCGCTTGTGTTCGAACGAGTGGTCGCCGAAGAAGCGGAAGCAGATGCCAACCAGGACGAACGACGTGAGGTGAACCTGGAGGAGTTGAAGCTAGCCACGGGGGTGGCACCGAAAGGTTTACTGCCGTGCGCGGCCGATGCATTTTTACTGTTCCAGGATCTGGTGCAGTTGGTCAACGCTGACCAACCATACTGGCTGTTGGGCATGACGGAGATGACCCGCACATTCGGGCTGGAATTGCTCGAGTCCGTCCTTACGCAGTATACGTCGGTGTTTTACAGAAATCCAGAATTTAGCTTTCTGCTGAAGGAGCGCGTCTGTGCGCTGGTGATAAAGCTCTTTTCCCCCAACATCAAGTACCGCACCATCGCTCCACAGGCCGGTGTAGGCGGAGCAGGAGTACAACCAGGCGGTGGTGCGCCGCACGACAAACCGTACTTCCCCATCAGTATGCGGCTGCTGCGTGTGGTCTCGATACTGATCCAAAAGTATCACAGTCTGCTGGTAACGGAATGTGAAATCTTCCTATCGCTTATCGTGAAGTTCCTGGATCCGGACAAACCGGCTTGGCAGCGATCGCTCGCACTGGAAGTGCTACACAAGATGACCATCCAGCCGGAACTGCTCATTTCATTTTGTCGGTGTTACGATCTCAAGGATCATGCGACGAACATCTTCCAGGACATTATTAACTCACTCGGGACTTATGTGCAGAGTTTGTTCATCAACCCGCAACTGCTCAGCGCGTCGCTTGGAACCGGTGGTGTCGGAGGaagtggtggcggtggtggcaaTGGAGGTGGTGGAAGTGGCAGCGGGGTCGGAGGAACATCTGGGCAGCAGTCGCAGCTAATGGGCGGTATGCCGGTAGGACCGGGAATTTCTCCACAGCCTGGTTTCATTTTTCGTGGCGTGTTCCTCCCGCTAGTGGTAACATTTCCGAGCGGGCAGTCGAAGTCTACCTTTCTGGAGATGCTGGATAAGATGGAACCACCACCCATCCCGGATGGGTATGGGATATCGGTGGCGTACGCCTGCCTGCTCGACATTGTACGTTCGATTTCGCTTTCGATACAGGGTCCGTCCCAGCTGGGAGAGGAAACCCCGGCACCGTATATGCAGCGCGTGAACGAAGCGGACAAGGCACTGCACATTCAGCTGATACACTCAAGCTGGCTGGGATTACTGACGGCGCTGGGTCCACTGATTGATGCCGCGACGGATGAATCCTCCACAGAGAGCGTGCTGAAGGCAATCCAAAACTATGCGGCATTGTGTGGTCTGCTGGAGCTGCACACGCCGCGGGATGCCTTCATTACGGCGCTTTGCCGTGCCTCGCTACCACCGCATTACGCATTGTCGGTGCTGAACGTGAACTATCAGGGTAACGCGTTCAAATCCCACATGCGCCTGGGAAGCCAGGATATGACGGCGGCGGGCATTGGCTATCACGGAGGTACCTACGCGGACatcgatcagcagcagcagcaacggcaCCCAGTGGTGGCCGTTGGCACGCCGCTCCCAACGTCCTCACTACCCGTCGGTGCCCATCAGGGACCCGTACTGTTGACCGCCAAAAATCTGCAGTGCATGCGCTCGGTACTACATCTGGCCCACTGTCACGGTAGCATTCTAGGCAGCTCGTGGCACATTGTGCTCACAACGTTGCAGCATTTAGCGTGGATCCTCGGTCTGAAGCCTTCTACTGGTGGAAGCTTGCAGGCCGTTCAGAAGCCTCCGACCGACGCGAACTCCATCACCCAAGTCATGACCGACCTGCCGGTTCTATCGACGATGCTGAGTCAGCTATTCGAATCCAGCCAGTATCTGGACGACGTCGCACTGCACCATCTCATCGACGCGCTGTGTAAGTTGTCGCACGAAGCGATGGAACTGGCGTACAACAATCGTGAACCGTCACTTTTCGCAGTGGCAAAACTACTAGAGACGGGTCTCGTCAATCTGTCCCGCATCGAGGTGCTGTGGCGCCCGTTAACGAACCACCTGCTGGAGATCTGTCACCATCCGCACATTCGCATGCGAGAATGGGGCGTGGAAGCGATAACGTATCTGGTTAAGGCCGCCCTGCAGTACAAGTACGAGCGACCCTTGAAGGAGAATTTAAAACTGCAAACGCTGTTGCTAGGACCGCTTTCAGAATTGTCGTCGGTACCGCACGGTGACGTACGCCAGCGCCAGCTAGACTGTGTGTTGCTCGTTCTGAATGGTGCAGGAGAAACATTATCGCACGGTTGGCCGCTAGTGCTGGGTATTATCGGTGCCGTTAGCGACCATCATGGTGAATCCTTGATCCGTATCGCATTCCAGTGCTTGCAGCTAGTTGTAACAGACTTCCTGCCCGTCATGCCCTGGCGTTGTCTACCGTTGTGCGTCAACACAGCGGCAAAGTTTGGTTCGCAAACACAGGAGCTCAACATTTCGCTGACCGCCGTTGGTTTGATG TGGAATATTTCAGATTACTTCAATCAAAATCAGGAGAAACTATCGCAAACCGTTTGCGATGATATGTCGGTGCTACCGGACTTCCCGGGAACGTTAAATATGCCCCACTTCGACCGTTTGTGGATGTGTTTGTACGCTCGGCTCGGTGATCTGTGCGTGGATCCACGTCCAGCCGTAAGGAAATCTGCCGGTCAAActcttttttccaccatttctgCACATGGTGCTTTATTAAACCCGCCAACCTGGCAGGCCGTCCTGTGGCAGGTGCTGTTTCCACTGCTGGATAAGGTACGGGCACTTTCTAGCTGTGCTAGCAACGAAAAGGTCGACACCAGTGGAAACATTCTTATTCATCATTCGCGTAACACAGCCCAAAAGCAGTGGGCCGAAACTCAGGTTCTCACACTGTCGGGTGTGTCGAGG gtATTCAATACGAAGCGTGCGTTGCTACAGATGTTGGGTGATTTTCCGCGAGCTTGGGCGCTCTTGTTAGAATTCATTGAAAACTCAGCGCTCAGTAAAAGCAACGAAGTCTCACTAGCGGCGCTTAAATCATTCCAAGAAATCCTCTACAACCGTCCTTCAGCACCATCTGCGGGTGGAGCAACATCCGCTTCAACGGGTGGTGTCGGAGATGAAGCTAGTGCGGTGCGAACATCACCAGCGGCCGCTGAAGCCGACATTTGGAACGTAGCGTGGCGTGTTTGGTTAAATATTGGTGCCGAAAGTACTAAACCTCCGACGCTTGGTGATCTCTCCGAGAAGGGTACCGGAGCTAGTGGCAATAACGGCAGTGCCAGTGAGGATCTATACATCCCCAGCCAAGCCTTCTTGACCGCCTTGGTACACATCTTTCCGGCACTGTTTCAGCATATACGGGCGCGTTTCAACAGTAAAGATCTAACGCAACTCTGTGCAGTGTTAATGAACGCTGTAGCCGTTCCGGTGCACAGTGATTCGACGCCTTACATTATGTCCACCATTTCGGACTCGCTCTTAACACCATTACACGACGGTGTGCTAGACTGCATGGAGTTGCTTCAGAAGGAAGCCATCcacggtggtggcggtggcagcggaataaaaaatatgatatcggccatttttaagcaattgtTAAGTTTCAGTAAATTTGCCTGTGCTCCTCCGAGTTTTGATCGCATTGAAACGCG GCCTCTGAAATCGTCGAGAAGCGGGAGTGGTGGCACGGGCACAAACACTGGAAGCAATAGCACCGGCGGTCTCATTCACCCCGTTTCATCCACAACCAATGCAAACGGCGTCGAATGGGTCAGCATGAACTACATTCCGTTCGGCGAGAAAGCGTTGACTGTTGCCGTAAAGCTTTATCAACAGACGGCCAACGATGTGGCGGTGATTGAAGGGCAGATACTGCACGAAATTATCAAAGCACTACATCTGCCACTGTCGCTAAAATATAAGTGTATGTCCTCGAGCACTTGGAAGTTGGCTATTTCTAGCCTGATCAGTGTGCTGCATACTGGGTTGCCAGTGGCACGAAAACACCCAAAACAGTTTGCCTCCATGTGGAAAGATCTAGCAGATACATTGGATCAGTTTTTGTTTACGAAAAG CATTTGCATCGTCGAGGATCGCGGACTAGACGAACTTATCTTGGACGAAACAATCGATTGTCAGGTGATCGAGCTGATACGCGATGAAATTCTCCCATACAGCCAAGAGATCCCGCAACAGTTCATCTTGGACGCGGTCGTAATCTTGAACAAGGGTTCTATTCATTCGGCAACGACCGGTAGCACACCGTTTGCTGGCTGCGAAACAGAGCTTAAGTTACGCGAAGAGTTCGCAAAGACGTGCTTCGAAACATTGCTTCAGTTTTCGCTGCTGGACGACCGTGTCGGTACAGCGGCTGCCAATGCGGTTGACGAAAAGGATACTAATCTGGCGAACAATAACTCCACCTTATGCGACAGTCAGGGCAGTAAAATGTCTGAGGGAGGTATTGCGGGACAGCTAGCGATAACGGCACTGCTGCACCGGTTCGAGGAGGTTCTTAGAAAGTTCAACGAAGACGAACGGTTAAGTGGCAAATTTCCTTTACCAAG GTATCGTTTATCGGAAATTTCGTTCGTGCTAAAAGCCGTCGCTACTCTTGTGATATCCATGAAAAAAGCACCTCCTGCTAAAG TTGGTACTACCGCCTGGGAGCAACTGATCAGTCTATATCCCTATCTGGTCGATTGTACAACAACCAGCTCAGCAGAGGTATCTCGTTCCCTTCGTGAGGCGTTGTTGCAATACTGTGATTTGCTGCGACCTCCGTGCACTGCTGGTGCGGATGCAAACGGTCACACTGGATCAGGACACAGCAGCGGCCTAACCACCAATAACAATGAAATCGTGAACACAAACGGTATCAGCCACTGTTAG